From the genome of Actinacidiphila yeochonensis CN732, one region includes:
- a CDS encoding FKBP-type peptidyl-prolyl cis-trans isomerase encodes MRRRSALLAVPALLLTAAGCGSDNKDKGGSATASPTGSTPTSPGASGTTATPSTQIVSGPVPEITAGKGFGQKPTVAKGTVAPSPQLAVKTVVQGSGPTVAGGDYVTVNYLGQIWNTAKVFDTSFGRGPYTTVIGQGQVIPGWDEGLLGRKTGSRLELAIPPSLGYGDSGNAQAGISGTDTLVFVIDVLDRFNGTSSATGKPVPQKNPDLPKVGTNTDGKQPSVTIPKGAKEPTKLVAEYILEGSGPAVTSSSTVLAQYQGLVWTTGKSFDSSYSHGQLAPLQLSQLIPGWQQGLVGKKAGSRVLLVTPPALGYGKTPPSGSGIPADATLVFTLDILAVM; translated from the coding sequence GTGCGCCGACGCTCCGCCCTGCTCGCCGTGCCCGCTCTCCTGCTCACCGCCGCCGGCTGCGGCAGCGACAACAAGGACAAGGGCGGTTCGGCGACCGCCAGCCCGACCGGCTCCACCCCGACCAGCCCCGGGGCGTCCGGCACCACGGCCACGCCCTCCACGCAGATCGTCTCCGGCCCGGTCCCGGAGATCACCGCCGGCAAGGGCTTCGGCCAGAAGCCCACCGTCGCCAAGGGGACCGTCGCCCCCTCGCCGCAGCTCGCCGTGAAGACGGTGGTGCAGGGCAGCGGCCCGACCGTCGCCGGCGGCGACTACGTCACGGTCAACTACCTCGGCCAGATCTGGAACACCGCGAAGGTCTTCGACACCTCCTTCGGCCGCGGCCCGTACACCACCGTCATCGGGCAGGGGCAGGTCATCCCCGGCTGGGACGAGGGGCTGCTCGGCCGGAAGACCGGCAGCCGACTGGAGCTGGCCATCCCGCCCTCGCTCGGCTACGGCGACTCCGGCAACGCCCAGGCGGGCATCTCCGGCACCGACACGCTGGTCTTCGTCATCGACGTCCTCGACCGCTTCAACGGCACCAGCTCCGCCACCGGCAAGCCCGTCCCGCAGAAGAACCCCGACCTGCCGAAGGTGGGTACGAACACCGACGGCAAGCAGCCCTCGGTGACCATCCCCAAGGGCGCCAAGGAGCCGACGAAGCTGGTCGCCGAGTACATCCTGGAGGGCTCGGGGCCCGCGGTCACGTCCAGTTCCACCGTGCTCGCCCAGTACCAGGGCCTGGTGTGGACGACCGGCAAGTCCTTCGACTCCAGCTACAGCCACGGCCAGCTGGCCCCGCTCCAGCTCAGCCAGCTCATCCCCGGCTGGCAGCAGGGCCTGGTCGGCAAGAAGGCCGGCAGCCGCGTCCTGCTGGTCACCCCGCCCGCCCTCGGCTACGGCAAGACCCCGCCGAGCGGCAGCGGCATCCCGGCCGACGCGACGCTCGTCTTCACCCTGGACATCCTCGCGGTGATGTGA
- a CDS encoding helix-turn-helix transcriptional regulator — MAIAKAERLMNLALCLMNTRRPLSKRELRASIEAYHEVTSDESFNRMFERDKDDLRELGLVIDTVESVDGEFGYQARSDRNRLPDIVLDPEEAAALALAAKVWQQARLAEAASGALQKLRAAGVPYEDVNSALEPRIPAPEPAFEALMLATRERRAVAFDYRKANAARPEPRLVEPWALECWRGHWYLAGHDRDRGAVRVFRLSRITGRVKVRGAFTAEVPDHVDVREAVARWAGDGATAATARLRLRRGSGYPLRARAVTTEPMDADWDELEVPYGHGLDAWLAEFGPDVVVLAPEELRADLLDRLRAVAKG; from the coding sequence ATGGCGATCGCCAAGGCCGAGCGGCTGATGAACCTCGCGCTGTGCCTGATGAACACCCGGCGCCCGCTCAGCAAGCGTGAGCTGCGCGCTTCCATCGAGGCGTACCACGAGGTCACCTCGGACGAGTCGTTCAACCGGATGTTCGAGCGCGACAAGGACGACCTGCGCGAGCTCGGCCTGGTGATCGACACCGTGGAGAGCGTCGACGGCGAGTTCGGCTACCAGGCGCGCAGCGACCGCAACCGGCTGCCCGACATCGTGCTGGACCCGGAGGAGGCCGCCGCCCTCGCGCTGGCCGCTAAGGTGTGGCAGCAGGCTCGGCTCGCCGAGGCGGCCAGCGGCGCGCTGCAGAAGCTGCGCGCGGCCGGGGTCCCCTACGAGGACGTCAACAGCGCCCTGGAGCCGCGTATCCCCGCGCCCGAGCCCGCCTTCGAGGCGCTGATGCTCGCCACCCGGGAGCGCCGGGCCGTCGCCTTCGACTACCGCAAGGCCAACGCCGCCCGGCCCGAGCCGCGGCTGGTGGAGCCGTGGGCCCTGGAGTGCTGGCGCGGCCACTGGTACCTGGCCGGCCACGACCGGGACCGCGGCGCCGTACGGGTCTTCCGGCTCTCCCGGATCACCGGACGGGTGAAGGTGCGCGGCGCGTTCACCGCCGAGGTGCCCGACCACGTGGACGTGCGCGAGGCCGTGGCCCGGTGGGCCGGCGACGGGGCCACAGCGGCCACCGCCCGGCTGCGGCTGCGCCGCGGCAGCGGCTACCCGCTGCGGGCCCGTGCGGTCACCACGGAGCCCATGGACGCCGACTGGGACGAGCTGGAGGTGCCCTACGGCCACGGCCTGGACGCCTGGCTGGCCGAGTTCGGGCCGGACGTCGTCGTCCTGGCCCCCGAGGAGCTGCGCGCCGACCTGCTGGACCGGCTGCGCGCCGTGGCGAAGGGCTGA
- a CDS encoding FKBP-type peptidyl-prolyl cis-trans isomerase translates to MSTEKPEVDFPGGEPPADLEIKDLKVGDGPEAKAGAVVAVHYVGVAFSTGEEFDTSWNRGAPLRFQLGAGQVITGWDQGVEGMRVGGRRQLTIPPHLAYGDRGAGSAIAPGETLIFVCDLVAV, encoded by the coding sequence GTGAGCACCGAAAAGCCCGAGGTCGACTTCCCGGGCGGCGAGCCGCCGGCCGACCTGGAGATCAAGGACCTCAAGGTGGGCGACGGCCCCGAGGCCAAGGCCGGCGCCGTCGTCGCCGTCCACTACGTGGGTGTCGCCTTCTCCACCGGCGAGGAGTTCGACACGAGCTGGAACCGCGGCGCCCCGCTGCGCTTCCAGCTCGGTGCCGGCCAGGTCATCACCGGCTGGGACCAGGGCGTCGAGGGCATGAGGGTCGGCGGCCGCCGCCAGCTGACCATCCCGCCGCACCTCGCCTACGGCGACCGCGGCGCGGGCAGCGCGATCGCCCCGGGCGAGACGCTGATCTTCGTCTGCGACCTGGTCGCGGTCTGA